In the Halarchaeum grantii genome, one interval contains:
- a CDS encoding heavy metal translocating P-type ATPase — protein sequence MTENPNIAGQASGGGQRQELTARFTVPEMDCPSCAQKVDKSLQRVDGVVDATLQPTTGTATVTYDPDRISESDVVQAIEGAGYEVVGGSDAESDEREESGNGVDIAPPSEVWTSPRAKKTWLGAAFVTLGLLFEFLLTGQNVTVASVLEYPLHIADVLFLGAVAASGIPVVRSGYYSAKNRSLDIDLLMGTAIIAATGIGYFVEAATLAVLFSIAELLEDYAMDRARDSLRELMELSPDEATVRRDGEEVTVPAEEVDVGETVVVRPGDKIPLDGTVIDGESAVDQSPITGESVPVDKATGDEVYAGAINEEGYLEVEVTSTAGDSTLSRIIEMVQGAQAKKTESEQFVDRFSGYYTPLVVALAILTAAIPPLVIADPVSVDLAGYGFTFAGSWQTWFIRGLTLLVIACPCAFVISTPVSVVSGITSAAKNGVLIKGGNYLEAMGEVDAVAVDKTGTLTKGELAVTDVVPVGDTTEDDLLRRAAGLERRSEHPIATAILARAEEAGVGNLPDPTGFESLTGRGIRGEIDGETYYAGKPALFEELGFDLARARRETDGGVMAEEAAEVDDGAFAEDALSALEQEGKTVVIVGTESKLLGAIAIADEVRPASKRAVERLHELGVKRVVMLTGDNEGTARAIAEQVGVDEYRAELLPDEKVDAVEELQAGYGEVAMVGDGINDAPALATAEVGIAMGAAGTDTALETADIALMGDDVGKLPYLYDLSRTANGVIRQNIWASLGVKLLLALGVPLGLVSVALAVVVGDMGMSLGVTGNAMRLSRIAPERMDGKTGQEMGV from the coding sequence ATGACAGAGAATCCGAATATAGCGGGACAGGCGAGCGGGGGCGGGCAGCGACAGGAGTTGACCGCCCGCTTCACCGTCCCCGAGATGGACTGTCCCTCCTGCGCCCAGAAGGTCGACAAGAGCCTCCAGCGCGTCGACGGCGTCGTCGACGCGACGCTCCAGCCGACCACCGGCACGGCGACTGTTACGTACGACCCTGACCGAATCAGCGAATCCGACGTGGTCCAAGCGATCGAAGGTGCCGGCTATGAGGTCGTCGGAGGTTCGGACGCCGAGAGCGATGAGCGAGAGGAGTCGGGCAATGGCGTCGACATCGCGCCACCGTCGGAGGTCTGGACGAGTCCCCGCGCGAAGAAGACGTGGCTCGGCGCGGCGTTCGTCACGCTCGGTCTCCTCTTCGAGTTCCTCCTCACCGGGCAGAACGTCACAGTGGCGAGCGTCCTCGAGTACCCGCTCCATATCGCAGATGTTCTGTTCCTCGGCGCCGTCGCGGCCAGTGGCATCCCCGTCGTCCGTAGCGGGTACTACTCCGCGAAGAACCGAAGTCTGGACATCGACCTGCTGATGGGGACGGCGATCATCGCGGCGACCGGTATCGGCTACTTCGTCGAGGCCGCCACGCTGGCCGTCCTGTTCAGCATCGCCGAACTGCTCGAGGACTATGCGATGGACAGGGCACGGGACTCCCTGCGCGAGCTGATGGAACTCTCGCCCGACGAGGCGACCGTCCGTCGCGATGGTGAGGAAGTGACCGTTCCCGCCGAGGAGGTCGACGTTGGCGAGACCGTCGTCGTCCGCCCCGGCGACAAGATTCCGCTCGACGGGACGGTCATCGACGGCGAGAGTGCAGTCGACCAGTCGCCGATCACGGGCGAGAGTGTCCCCGTCGACAAGGCTACCGGTGACGAGGTCTACGCCGGCGCGATCAACGAAGAGGGGTACCTCGAGGTAGAGGTTACCTCGACCGCTGGCGATTCGACGCTCTCGCGCATCATCGAGATGGTACAGGGTGCACAGGCGAAGAAAACCGAGTCTGAGCAGTTCGTCGACCGCTTCTCGGGCTACTACACGCCTCTCGTCGTCGCGCTGGCAATCCTGACCGCCGCCATCCCGCCGCTGGTCATTGCCGACCCGGTGTCGGTGGACCTCGCCGGATACGGATTCACCTTCGCGGGCAGCTGGCAGACGTGGTTCATCCGCGGGCTCACGCTGCTGGTGATCGCCTGCCCGTGTGCGTTCGTCATCTCCACACCCGTCTCGGTGGTGTCGGGCATTACTAGCGCCGCGAAGAACGGTGTCCTGATCAAGGGCGGCAACTATCTGGAGGCGATGGGCGAGGTCGATGCCGTTGCCGTCGACAAGACCGGGACGCTCACCAAGGGCGAACTCGCCGTCACCGACGTCGTTCCGGTGGGTGACACCACGGAGGACGATCTGCTCCGTCGCGCCGCAGGGCTGGAGCGGCGCAGTGAGCATCCCATCGCCACGGCGATTCTCGCCCGCGCTGAAGAGGCAGGCGTAGGCAACCTGCCCGACCCGACTGGCTTCGAGAGCCTCACCGGGAGGGGCATCCGCGGCGAGATCGACGGCGAGACGTACTATGCGGGTAAGCCAGCGCTCTTCGAAGAGCTCGGCTTCGACCTCGCTCGGGCACGCCGCGAAACGGACGGCGGCGTCATGGCGGAAGAGGCGGCCGAGGTCGACGACGGGGCGTTCGCCGAGGATGCCCTCTCCGCGCTGGAGCAGGAGGGCAAGACGGTCGTTATCGTCGGGACGGAGTCGAAACTGCTGGGTGCAATCGCCATCGCCGACGAGGTGCGCCCGGCCTCAAAGCGGGCCGTCGAACGCCTGCACGAGCTGGGCGTCAAGCGCGTGGTGATGCTCACCGGCGACAACGAGGGCACCGCCCGCGCAATCGCCGAGCAGGTCGGGGTCGACGAGTATCGCGCAGAACTCCTGCCCGACGAGAAGGTCGACGCAGTCGAGGAGTTGCAGGCGGGGTACGGCGAGGTGGCGATGGTCGGTGACGGCATCAACGACGCGCCCGCGCTCGCCACCGCAGAGGTCGGCATCGCGATGGGCGCAGCCGGCACCGACACCGCTCTTGAGACGGCCGATATTGCGTTGATGGGCGACGACGTCGGGAAGCTCCCGTACCTGTACGACCTGTCGCGTACGGCCAACGGCGTGATCCGGCAGAACATCTGGGCGAGCCTCGGCGTAAAGCTCCTGCTGGCGCTGGGCGTGCCGCTGGGTCTGGTCAGCGTTGCGTTGGCGGTCGTTGTCGGTGATATGGGGATGAGCCTCGGTGTCACCGGGAACGCGATGCGGTTGTCGCGAATCGCGCCTGAACGCATGGACGGTAAGACTGGCCAAGAAATGGGTGTATGA
- a CDS encoding helix-turn-helix domain-containing protein: MRELVFALEYEPGCNRVADALADHPDARVRSLSLHATAERLWRVDHATGTPEALDAIEDAFLTGDYYADCLATEDCGATQTTRVLDRTDDTLILYSDWERTPTCASVPHIARDHLGDGVLFETRHEGRHYTWRLIHSGDGDVAAFFDALKVAVGECAQMEMLRTADTTSAGGRDGTPSGLPPAQEAALQAAVEHGYYESPREVDVGELAEHLDVPRSTLTYRLRRAEEHLAKQHVAGERVAEERLASH; the protein is encoded by the coding sequence ATGCGCGAACTCGTCTTCGCCCTCGAATACGAGCCGGGCTGTAACCGGGTGGCGGACGCCCTCGCCGACCACCCCGACGCCCGTGTCCGCTCGCTCTCGCTGCACGCCACTGCCGAGCGTCTCTGGCGGGTTGACCACGCCACCGGAACTCCTGAGGCGCTCGACGCCATCGAGGACGCCTTTCTCACCGGCGACTACTACGCTGACTGTCTCGCCACCGAGGACTGTGGCGCCACACAGACGACTCGTGTGCTGGATCGGACGGACGACACGCTCATCCTCTACTCCGACTGGGAGCGCACTCCGACCTGCGCCTCAGTTCCCCATATCGCTCGAGATCACCTCGGCGACGGCGTCTTGTTCGAGACTCGTCACGAGGGCCGCCACTACACGTGGCGACTCATCCACTCCGGCGATGGCGACGTGGCGGCGTTCTTCGACGCTCTCAAAGTCGCCGTCGGGGAGTGCGCCCAGATGGAGATGCTCCGCACAGCGGACACAACATCAGCTGGGGGACGCGACGGGACACCGAGCGGCCTACCGCCAGCCCAAGAGGCCGCTCTTCAGGCTGCGGTTGAACACGGCTATTACGAGTCGCCCCGCGAGGTCGACGTCGGCGAGCTCGCCGAGCATCTCGACGTGCCACGGTCAACACTCACCTACCGACTCCGTCGGGCGGAAGAACATTTGGCGAAGCAACATGTCGCCGGCGAGCGGGTAGCTGAAGAACGGCTGGCATCACACTGA